The Melospiza georgiana isolate bMelGeo1 chromosome Z, bMelGeo1.pri, whole genome shotgun sequence genome contains a region encoding:
- the GDA gene encoding guanine deaminase gives MSSAQRPPLAHVFKGTFVHSSASAPMEILHGHLLGVDDNGTIVFVEQADQLEQLAKTWGFKTSDIRQLSKHEFFMPGLVDTHIHAPQYSFTGTRVDLPLLQWLTAYTFPTEAKYQDGGFAEEVYTRVVRRTLKNGTTTACYFATIHTDSSLLLAEIIDKFGQRAFVGKVCMDVNNSVPEYREITADSVQETERFVRELLEKKYPRVQPIITPRFGPSCTEDLLNALGDLAQTHDLHVQSHISETEDEVKLVENMFPAYQNYTELYDKNKLLTSKTVMAHACHLSEEELKLFSLRGAAISHCPNSNFSMCSGVLNVQKVLKHNVKLGLGTDVAGGYSASMLDAIRKTMVASNSLQINKVNETGLTLKEAFQLATLGGSQALGLDGVIGNFEVGKEFDALLINTKASDSPFDLFSADDFEDTLQKFLYLGDDRNISEVYVAGKQVVPFSSSV, from the exons ATGAGCTCCGCGCAGCGCCCGCCGCTCGCCCACGTCTTCAAGGGGACCTTCGTGCACTCGAGCGCCTCGGCGCCCATGGAGATCCTGCACGGACACCTGCTGGGCGTGGACGACAACGGGACC atcGTGTTTGTGGAACAAGCTGATCAGCTAGAGCAACTGGCTAAGACATGGGGGTTCAAAACATCTGACATAAGACAACTGAGTAAACA tGAATTCTTCATGCCAGGATTGGTTGATACACATATTCATGCTCCTCAGTATTCATTTACTGGTACAAGAGTAGACCTGCCTCTTTTGCAGTGGTTGACTGCTTACACATTCCCAACAGAAGCCAAATACCAGGATGGTGGTTTTGCAGAAGAAGTGTACACCAGAGTTGTT agACGAACTCTAAAGAATGGCACGACTACAGCTTGCTACTTTGCAACAATTCACACAGATAGTTCCCTTCTTCTTGCTGAAATTATAG ATAAATTCGGTCAACGAGCATTTGTTGGAAAAGTCTGCATGGATGTGAATAACAGTGTGCCAGAATACAGAGAGATTACTGCTGACTCTGTCCAAGAGACAGAAAG GTTTGTTAGAGAACTACTGGAAAAGAAA TATCCCAGAGTACAGCCTATCATAACCCCCCGCTTTGGCCCCTCCTGCACAGAGGACTTGCTGAATGCCCTTGGGGATTTGGCACAAACCCACGATCTCCATGTGCAG AGTCACATAAGTGAGACTGAGGACGAAGTCAAGCTTGTGGAGAACATGTTTCCTGCCTACCAGAATTACACTGAACTGTATGATAAAAACAAGCTGCTAACCAGCAAG ACTGTGATGGCACATGCCTGTCATCTTTCTGAAGAAGAGCTGAAACTTTTTAGTCTTCGTGGAGCTGCAATTTCGCATTGCCCCAATTCTAACTTTTc GATGTGCAGCGGTGTCTTAAATGTGCAAAAGGTTCTCAAACACAATGTGAAGCTTGGTCTTGGCACAG ATGTTGCAGGTGGATATTCAGCTTCTATGCTCGATGCTATAAGGAAAACAATGGTGGCATCTAATAGCCTTCAGATCAATAAAGTGAATGAAACAGGACTAACTCTTAAAGAAGCTTTTCAGCTAGCCACTCTGGGAGGAAGTCAAG ctTTAGGACTGGATGGTGTGATTGGAAACTTTGAGGTGGGAAAAGAATTTGATGCACTGCTAATCAACACAAAGGCTTCAGATAGCCCTTTTGACTTGTTCTCTGCTGATGATTTTGAG gacacTCTCCAGAAGTTCCTGTATCTAG GTGACGATCGGAATATTTCTGAAGTGTATGTGGCTGGAAAACAAGTGGTTCCTTTTTCAAGCTCTGTATAA